A genomic region of Erythrobacter sp. SCSIO 43205 contains the following coding sequences:
- the yghU gene encoding glutathione-dependent disulfide-bond oxidoreductase, translating into MADPTYTPPAVWNADTVSGGRFASINRPTAGAREEKDLPRGDNPFQLYSLATPNGVKATIMLEELIEKGHAGAEYDAYTVNIGEGVQFTSGFVEVNPNSKIPALLDASGETEFRVFESGAILVHLAEKFGEFLPTDPAARAEVLSWVFWQVGTGPFIGGGFGHFYAYAPEKYEYPINRYAMETKRIFDVANNQLAKTQYLAGDDYTIADIANFPWLAPFFAGTIYNDAKTFLSIEEDYPHVGRWAREIAKRPGVQRGRLVNKVWGDEDQQLAERHSPADFEGKNLDFTF; encoded by the coding sequence ATGGCTGACCCAACCTACACCCCGCCCGCCGTCTGGAACGCTGACACCGTCAGCGGCGGCCGTTTTGCAAGCATCAACCGTCCGACCGCTGGCGCGCGCGAAGAGAAGGATTTGCCGCGCGGTGACAATCCGTTTCAGCTTTATTCGCTGGCAACGCCCAACGGTGTGAAGGCAACAATCATGCTTGAAGAGTTGATTGAAAAGGGACACGCGGGCGCTGAATACGACGCCTACACCGTCAACATCGGCGAAGGCGTACAGTTCACCAGCGGCTTTGTCGAAGTGAACCCCAACTCCAAAATCCCGGCCCTCTTGGACGCAAGCGGCGAGACAGAATTCCGCGTCTTTGAAAGTGGTGCAATCCTTGTCCATCTTGCTGAGAAATTTGGAGAGTTCCTCCCCACCGATCCTGCCGCGCGCGCAGAAGTTTTGTCATGGGTATTCTGGCAAGTGGGCACCGGACCCTTCATCGGAGGCGGCTTCGGGCACTTCTACGCCTATGCGCCGGAGAAATACGAATATCCGATCAACCGCTATGCCATGGAAACGAAGCGGATTTTCGACGTCGCCAACAACCAGCTCGCCAAAACGCAATATCTTGCAGGCGATGACTACACGATTGCCGACATTGCGAATTTCCCATGGCTCGCCCCGTTCTTTGCCGGAACCATCTACAACGATGCCAAGACGTTCCTCTCGATTGAAGAGGATTACCCCCACGTGGGCCGCTGGGCGCGCGAAATTGCCAAGCGTCCCGGCGTGCAGCGCGGCCGCCTTGTAAACAAGGTGTGGGGCGATGAAGATCAGCAACTCGCCGAACGCCATTCGCCCGCTGACTTTGAGGGCAAGAACCTCGATTTCACGTTCTGA
- a CDS encoding FMN-dependent NADH-azoreductase, translating to MSNILHITASIRGDDSVSTALGNALVAKLSESAATTVTRRDLAANDVPYQTWDRFNAGLTDPNDRDAEQQELAVIADDLIAELLAADTIVFSSPIYNFSVPATVKAWADLVARASTTFKYAENGPKGLLTGKKAYITIASGGTPVGSDMDFMSSWLEFFLNFLGITVVEVIAADGIMGEDADAKIEAAHDQIAKIAA from the coding sequence ATGTCCAACATCCTGCACATCACAGCCAGCATCCGCGGCGATGACAGTGTCTCGACTGCGCTTGGCAATGCGCTGGTTGCGAAGCTTTCGGAAAGTGCGGCCACCACAGTTACCCGGCGTGACCTCGCCGCCAATGATGTGCCCTATCAAACATGGGACCGGTTTAACGCAGGCCTCACCGATCCAAACGACCGCGACGCAGAGCAGCAAGAGCTTGCCGTAATCGCTGACGATTTAATCGCAGAGCTTCTCGCCGCAGATACGATCGTGTTCAGCTCGCCAATCTACAATTTCAGCGTGCCCGCTACGGTGAAGGCATGGGCTGATCTGGTCGCGCGCGCTTCAACCACGTTCAAATATGCCGAGAATGGGCCCAAGGGTCTGCTCACTGGCAAGAAGGCGTATATCACAATCGCATCAGGCGGAACGCCGGTTGGTTCGGACATGGATTTCATGTCGAGCTGGCTCGAATTCTTCCTGAACTTCCTTGGGATCACCGTTGTCGAAGTGATCGCAGCCGATGGCATTATGGGCGAGGACGCCGATGCCAAGATCGAAGCCGCCCACGACCAAATTGCGAAAATCGCCGCATAA
- a CDS encoding class II 3-deoxy-7-phosphoheptulonate synthase, with protein MDEFDVAQKWQPDSWKNFEAKHLPHYEDAAELADAEATLAAYPPLVFAGEARALKADLADVANGNAFLLQGGDCAESFAEFHPNNIRDTFRVLLQMAVVMTFGSKRPVVKVGRMAGQFAKPRSSPTETQGDVTLPSYLGDNINGIEFDAAQRRNDPARMVRAYSQAAATLNLLRAFAGGGYANLRQVHQWTLDFMGRTPWTEKFAETADRIGEALDFMEACGVDPNTVPQLQGTDFYTSHEGLLLPYEQAMTRKDSLTGDWYATSAHMLWIGDRTRFPGSAHIEFARGIQNPLGMKCGPSLEPDALLKLLDELNPKREAGRITLISRYGHDKVHDGLPKLVRAVKAEGHPVVWSCDPMHGNVIKSESGYKTRPFDRILTEVKGFFDVHRAEGTHPGGIHIEMTGQDVTECVGGAVAITDDALGDRYHTHCDPRLNAEQSLELAFALAEMLNAEVSEQRTADAA; from the coding sequence ATGGACGAATTTGACGTGGCCCAAAAATGGCAACCAGACAGCTGGAAGAACTTCGAAGCAAAGCACCTGCCTCACTATGAGGATGCAGCCGAACTGGCTGATGCAGAGGCGACGCTTGCTGCATATCCGCCGCTGGTTTTTGCTGGCGAAGCGCGCGCGTTGAAGGCCGATCTTGCCGATGTTGCCAATGGCAATGCGTTTTTGTTGCAAGGCGGCGACTGTGCGGAAAGCTTTGCCGAGTTCCATCCAAATAACATCCGCGACACCTTCCGTGTGCTGTTGCAAATGGCGGTTGTGATGACTTTCGGATCGAAGCGTCCGGTGGTGAAAGTGGGCCGGATGGCTGGCCAATTTGCAAAACCGCGTTCGTCGCCGACGGAGACGCAAGGTGATGTGACACTGCCAAGCTACCTTGGCGACAACATCAACGGGATCGAATTTGACGCTGCACAGCGCCGCAATGACCCAGCGCGTATGGTTCGTGCCTATTCGCAAGCTGCCGCGACGCTTAATCTGCTGCGCGCCTTTGCGGGTGGCGGCTATGCCAACCTTCGCCAAGTGCACCAATGGACGCTCGATTTCATGGGCCGCACCCCTTGGACCGAAAAGTTTGCAGAAACGGCGGACCGTATTGGCGAAGCGCTCGATTTCATGGAAGCGTGCGGCGTTGATCCCAACACCGTTCCGCAATTGCAGGGCACCGATTTCTATACCAGCCACGAGGGGCTGTTGCTCCCTTATGAGCAGGCTATGACCCGCAAGGATTCACTCACGGGCGACTGGTACGCGACATCTGCACATATGCTTTGGATTGGTGACCGCACCCGCTTCCCGGGGAGCGCTCACATCGAATTTGCGCGCGGCATTCAAAACCCGCTGGGGATGAAGTGCGGGCCAAGCCTTGAGCCTGACGCGCTGCTCAAGCTTCTCGATGAATTGAACCCGAAGCGCGAAGCGGGGCGGATAACGCTCATCTCGCGTTATGGCCATGACAAGGTGCATGACGGTCTGCCCAAGCTCGTGCGCGCCGTGAAGGCCGAGGGGCATCCGGTGGTCTGGTCCTGCGATCCGATGCACGGCAATGTCATCAAATCGGAGAGCGGCTATAAAACGCGGCCCTTCGATCGCATCCTCACCGAGGTCAAAGGCTTCTTCGATGTGCACCGCGCAGAGGGCACGCATCCGGGCGGTATCCATATCGAGATGACCGGCCAGGACGTGACTGAATGTGTTGGCGGTGCAGTTGCCATCACTGATGACGCGCTGGGTGATCGTTATCACACGCATTGCGACCCGCGCCTTAACGCTGAGCAATCGCTGGAACTGGCTTTCGCATTGGCTGAAATGCTGAACGCTGAGGTCAGTGAGCAGCGCACTGCCGACGCAGCTTAA
- a CDS encoding NAD(P)/FAD-dependent oxidoreductase, which produces MDTSHSDILIIGAGMAGLSCAGALAKAGRAVRLLDKGRGPGGRMAARRAQIGGETVSFDHGAQYFTARDSSFRETVANWHKAGVVAPWPAAGDDAWVGVPGMNGPIRAMGLERDVRWGVRALSLKREGNLWHVDAGEEGFTANTVLVAVPAEQAAELLTEVAPDLAKVAASVESAPCWAVMAAFEERLGIEADGLREPEAKISWAARNSAKPERAGRETWVLHASPERSREIIDMPKEEAAEVLLADFFAQTGLAPTEPVHLVAHRWLYAMPASVKGEAARFDTALNLGIAGDYLHSPRVEGAYLSGRALAEAVIASEL; this is translated from the coding sequence ATGGACACATCACACAGCGACATTCTCATCATCGGTGCCGGTATGGCTGGGCTTTCTTGTGCTGGAGCGCTCGCCAAGGCAGGGCGTGCGGTGCGCCTTCTGGATAAAGGGCGCGGGCCCGGTGGGCGCATGGCAGCCAGGCGCGCGCAAATCGGCGGGGAAACAGTGTCCTTCGACCATGGCGCGCAATATTTCACCGCGCGCGACAGCTCTTTCCGCGAAACAGTGGCCAATTGGCACAAAGCGGGCGTTGTTGCCCCATGGCCAGCGGCTGGTGACGACGCATGGGTCGGGGTTCCCGGTATGAATGGCCCCATTCGCGCCATGGGCCTTGAGCGCGATGTGCGCTGGGGCGTGCGGGCCTTGTCATTGAAGCGTGAGGGCAATCTTTGGCACGTGGATGCAGGGGAGGAGGGTTTCACTGCAAATACTGTCCTCGTAGCGGTTCCGGCAGAGCAGGCTGCAGAGCTGCTGACAGAAGTTGCACCCGATCTCGCAAAGGTTGCCGCAAGTGTCGAATCGGCCCCATGTTGGGCGGTAATGGCCGCGTTTGAAGAGCGGCTGGGTATTGAGGCGGATGGCCTTCGCGAGCCAGAGGCAAAAATCTCATGGGCGGCGCGCAATTCGGCAAAGCCAGAGCGTGCGGGCCGCGAAACCTGGGTGCTTCACGCATCGCCAGAGCGTTCAAGAGAGATTATCGATATGCCCAAGGAAGAGGCTGCTGAAGTGCTGCTTGCTGACTTCTTCGCGCAAACTGGCTTGGCTCCCACAGAACCGGTGCATCTTGTCGCCCACCGCTGGCTTTATGCCATGCCTGCATCCGTCAAAGGCGAGGCCGCGCGCTTTGATACCGCGCTCAACTTGGGAATCGCAGGAGATTATCTCCACTCACCGCGCGTCGAAGGCGCATATCTGTCAGGCCGCGCGCTCGCAGAGGCGGTGATAGCAAGCGAGTTGTAA
- a CDS encoding MFS transporter, producing MDQQAKPDERISLGEKLGYGVGDLASGLMLNFFGFYLLYFFVDLGGLAPAAIGLMFLITKLIDAVTDPVMGMVADRTRTRWGRYRPYILFGSLPLGLSMILIFSAPQDMGGTALLIWAYATYSLCMLAFTITNVPYGGLLGVISPSSYQRSRVTAFRMFFSASGGILVGALGTTLVRELGGGDERLGLLLTISCIAAVSVACLLTTFATTKERIPPTAQNGSVAGDLKVLLRTGPWIAVVIAAVLGVTSIAARASSAPFFFKYVAGDEGAPVFLFFDRAALFLTALAIGQVSGVILGNFLMRRIEKSHLLITAGASMAGFIMVFYALPLDAVWPQTLVQLAIGIGFGLLMVLSYSMFTDIAEYIDWKTKRQMTALVIAASVFGVKAGVGLGSFIPGLALDLTGFVAEGEQSESALMGIQIAFAFIPAAILVPAAGALVFYGINRKVLAKAESELSRRRAAIT from the coding sequence TTGGATCAGCAGGCGAAACCAGACGAACGCATAAGCCTTGGCGAGAAACTCGGTTACGGCGTGGGCGATCTCGCTTCTGGCCTGATGCTCAATTTCTTCGGCTTTTATCTCCTCTATTTCTTCGTCGATTTGGGCGGCCTTGCCCCTGCCGCTATCGGCCTCATGTTTCTTATCACCAAGCTTATCGACGCTGTGACTGACCCCGTCATGGGCATGGTCGCCGACCGCACCCGCACGCGCTGGGGACGCTATCGGCCCTATATCCTGTTCGGATCATTGCCTTTGGGGCTGAGCATGATCCTTATCTTCAGCGCGCCTCAGGACATGGGCGGGACTGCGCTGCTCATCTGGGCCTATGCGACATACTCCTTGTGTATGCTCGCCTTCACGATCACCAATGTGCCTTACGGCGGATTGTTGGGAGTGATTTCGCCTTCCTCTTACCAGCGTTCGCGCGTCACTGCCTTTCGGATGTTCTTTTCAGCGAGCGGCGGCATTCTCGTGGGCGCGCTGGGCACGACACTGGTGCGCGAGCTTGGCGGCGGGGATGAGCGGCTTGGCCTGCTGCTCACCATTTCCTGCATTGCAGCCGTCTCTGTCGCGTGCCTGCTTACCACTTTTGCCACCACCAAAGAACGCATTCCCCCTACAGCGCAAAACGGATCGGTTGCAGGTGATTTGAAAGTGCTCTTGCGCACCGGCCCGTGGATCGCCGTCGTGATCGCCGCCGTTCTTGGGGTGACATCCATCGCTGCGCGCGCGTCGAGCGCTCCATTCTTCTTCAAATATGTCGCAGGCGATGAGGGAGCGCCCGTCTTCCTTTTCTTTGATCGCGCAGCATTATTCCTGACTGCGCTCGCGATTGGTCAGGTGTCAGGCGTGATCCTTGGCAATTTTCTCATGCGCCGAATCGAAAAGTCGCATCTGCTGATAACCGCAGGCGCGTCGATGGCGGGCTTTATCATGGTTTTCTACGCCCTTCCCCTTGATGCGGTCTGGCCGCAGACATTGGTGCAACTGGCCATTGGCATTGGCTTTGGCCTTTTGATGGTGCTGTCCTATTCGATGTTCACCGATATCGCTGAATATATCGACTGGAAGACGAAGCGGCAGATGACCGCTCTGGTTATTGCAGCTTCCGTCTTCGGGGTGAAAGCAGGCGTCGGCCTTGGCTCGTTTATTCCCGGCCTCGCGCTCGACCTCACTGGCTTTGTCGCCGAAGGCGAGCAGAGCGAATCTGCGCTTATGGGCATCCAGATTGCCTTTGCGTTCATCCCGGCAGCTATCCTTGTTCCAGCGGCCGGCGCGCTGGTCTTTTATGGGATAAACCGTAAGGTTTTGGCCAAGGCAGAGAGCGAACTTTCACGCCGCCGCGCGGCGATCACATAA
- a CDS encoding NAD(+) synthase, producing MAEKTHPFYDMHAHGMVRVATATPSHRTGDVAYNVEGILAEATKAASQNVDLVVYPELCISSYAIDDLLLQNALLDASETAIATIAEASKELSPVLIVGAPLRRNNKLYNCAIVIAGGEVLGAVPKSYLPNYREFYEKRHFAHGRNCQDLWIGVNGEEVPFGTDLIFSASNLPGFTFGVEICEDFWAPNPPGTLAALAGALILCNLSASPITIGRADDRHLHCRSSSARSICAYVYSASGHGESTTDLAWDGQGVIYELGELMAESTRFDLDPELCVVDVDTDRIAGERMRNQTFSDAAEAEGRPEDTFRRVVFEHAYTQGDIGLERPTRRFPFVPNDPKTLDEDCYEAFNIQVDALMRRIQATRAKSLVIGISGGLDSTHALIVACKACDRLGLPRSTVRGYTMPGFGTSDGTKSNAWKLMEAFGITAEEIDIKPAATKMLEDMGHPFASGEPQYDLTFENVQAGLRTDYLFRLAGQHSGFVVGTGDLSELALGWCTYGVGDHMSHYGVNAGVPKTLIRYLIRWTAQTGQFDEACGKILLSVYDTVISPELIPPGEDGAIQDTEASVGPYQLHDFFIHHCIRFGQRPGKIAFLAWHAWRDASAGEWPTGFPEHRKGEYDLAEIAKWLEVFLKRFFGFSQFKRSAIPNGPKVSSAGALSPRGDWRAPSDAVADVWLDELRESLPEDTLPQ from the coding sequence ATGGCTGAAAAGACGCATCCGTTTTATGATATGCACGCACACGGAATGGTCCGTGTGGCGACCGCGACACCATCCCACCGCACTGGCGATGTGGCATATAATGTCGAGGGGATTTTGGCCGAAGCGACAAAGGCGGCGTCTCAGAATGTCGATCTTGTCGTTTATCCTGAGCTTTGCATATCGTCCTACGCGATTGACGATTTGCTCCTGCAAAACGCATTGCTTGATGCAAGCGAAACCGCGATTGCCACGATTGCCGAGGCGAGTAAGGAATTGTCGCCTGTCCTCATTGTGGGCGCGCCGCTTCGCCGCAATAACAAGCTTTATAATTGCGCCATTGTAATCGCAGGCGGAGAGGTTTTGGGCGCAGTCCCCAAAAGCTACCTTCCGAACTACCGCGAATTTTATGAAAAGCGCCATTTTGCCCACGGTCGCAATTGTCAGGATCTTTGGATCGGTGTGAACGGTGAGGAAGTGCCTTTTGGCACCGACCTTATCTTCTCCGCTTCAAACCTGCCCGGTTTCACCTTTGGGGTTGAAATCTGTGAAGATTTTTGGGCACCCAATCCGCCAGGCACATTGGCCGCGCTCGCGGGCGCTTTGATCCTTTGTAACCTTTCCGCCTCGCCCATCACGATTGGCCGCGCGGACGATCGCCACCTTCATTGCCGCTCCAGTTCGGCCCGCTCGATTTGCGCCTATGTTTATTCGGCAAGCGGGCATGGCGAAAGCACGACCGACCTTGCGTGGGACGGTCAAGGGGTGATCTACGAACTCGGCGAATTGATGGCTGAGAGCACGCGCTTCGACCTTGATCCAGAGCTTTGCGTGGTTGACGTGGATACCGACCGTATCGCAGGCGAACGGATGCGCAATCAGACGTTCTCCGACGCTGCCGAGGCAGAAGGGCGACCCGAAGACACATTTCGCAGAGTGGTGTTCGAGCACGCCTATACCCAAGGCGACATCGGGCTTGAGCGACCCACGCGCCGTTTCCCATTCGTGCCCAACGATCCCAAGACATTGGACGAGGACTGCTACGAAGCGTTCAACATTCAGGTGGATGCGTTGATGCGTCGGATACAGGCGACGCGCGCGAAAAGCCTTGTAATCGGCATTTCCGGCGGGCTCGATAGCACCCACGCTCTGATCGTCGCGTGCAAGGCGTGCGACCGTCTCGGCCTCCCGCGAAGCACGGTGCGCGGATATACCATGCCCGGCTTTGGCACGTCAGATGGGACCAAATCGAACGCGTGGAAGCTGATGGAAGCTTTCGGCATTACGGCTGAAGAAATCGACATCAAGCCTGCGGCCACGAAAATGCTCGAAGATATGGGCCATCCCTTCGCGAGCGGTGAGCCGCAGTATGATTTGACCTTCGAGAATGTACAGGCGGGCCTTCGTACCGATTACCTCTTCCGTTTGGCGGGCCAGCATTCAGGCTTTGTCGTTGGGACAGGCGATCTGTCTGAACTTGCGCTTGGCTGGTGCACTTATGGCGTTGGCGACCATATGAGCCATTACGGCGTCAATGCAGGCGTGCCGAAGACGCTTATCCGCTATCTTATCCGCTGGACCGCTCAAACCGGGCAGTTTGATGAGGCTTGCGGGAAAATCCTGCTCAGCGTCTATGACACGGTCATCTCACCAGAGCTTATTCCGCCGGGCGAAGATGGGGCGATACAGGATACCGAGGCAAGCGTTGGCCCCTATCAGCTCCACGATTTCTTCATCCATCATTGCATCCGCTTTGGCCAGCGTCCGGGCAAAATCGCCTTCCTCGCGTGGCACGCATGGCGTGATGCGTCGGCGGGCGAATGGCCCACTGGCTTTCCCGAACATCGCAAAGGTGAATATGACCTTGCTGAAATCGCCAAATGGCTTGAGGTGTTCCTGAAGCGTTTCTTTGGCTTTTCTCAATTCAAGCGCAGCGCCATTCCCAATGGACCAAAGGTTTCGTCCGCTGGCGCGCTTTCCCCACGCGGCGACTGGCGCGCGCCAAGCGATGCAGTGGCGGACGTTTGGTTGGATGAGTTGCGCGAGAGCCTGCCCGAAGACACGCTCCCGCAATAA
- a CDS encoding pirin family protein translates to MIELRPFESLGSANHGWLDAHHHFSFAGYHDPSRVNWGSLRVWNDDTIAPGTGFPTHPHSDMEIITYVRKGAITHTDSMGNEGRTEAGDVQVMSAGTGVQHSEYNREDEETTLFQIWIIPDRRGGTPNWGARAFPKGDRAGEFVPLASGMANDNDALPIRTNARVLGATISAGDSVTYDVADASRHLYLVPAHGKVRVESVEAKARDGVAITGAETVTVTALEDSEVVLVDAA, encoded by the coding sequence ATCATTGAACTGCGCCCTTTTGAGAGCCTTGGCAGTGCAAACCACGGCTGGCTTGATGCGCATCACCACTTTTCTTTTGCTGGCTATCACGATCCATCGCGTGTGAACTGGGGTTCGCTTCGGGTCTGGAACGATGACACCATCGCTCCCGGCACCGGCTTTCCCACCCACCCCCATTCGGACATGGAAATCATCACCTATGTTCGCAAAGGCGCGATCACGCATACTGACAGCATGGGCAATGAAGGCCGCACTGAGGCTGGCGATGTTCAGGTGATGAGCGCTGGCACCGGTGTTCAGCACTCTGAATACAACCGCGAGGACGAAGAGACGACGCTGTTCCAGATCTGGATCATTCCAGACCGGCGCGGTGGCACCCCGAATTGGGGCGCGCGGGCTTTCCCGAAAGGTGATCGCGCCGGTGAATTCGTTCCGCTCGCCAGCGGAATGGCCAATGATAACGATGCGCTTCCCATCCGCACCAATGCGCGGGTGCTGGGCGCGACAATTTCCGCTGGCGATAGCGTGACTTACGACGTCGCCGACGCCTCGCGCCACCTCTATCTCGTGCCTGCCCATGGCAAGGTTCGCGTCGAAAGTGTCGAGGCCAAAGCGCGCGATGGCGTTGCTATTACCGGCGCTGAAACCGTCACGGTGACTGCGCTGGAAGACAGCGAAGTCGTCCTCGTCGACGCTGCATAA
- a CDS encoding DoxX family protein, with the protein MNTFTDAMQPSAVTTSSNTNSQDTLALVGRVLLAALFLIAGINKIGGVEGTSGYIASVGLPFPELLYWATLALEIIAPIMLIVGYKARYAAIALGVFSIAAAVFFHADFADQQQMTSFLKNFAVAGGLFFVAAFGPGRFSLDRG; encoded by the coding sequence ATGAACACATTCACAGACGCAATGCAGCCAAGCGCTGTAACCACTAGCTCCAACACCAATTCCCAAGACACCCTTGCCCTTGTTGGTCGCGTGCTACTCGCTGCTCTTTTCCTGATTGCCGGGATCAACAAAATTGGCGGTGTTGAGGGTACAAGCGGCTATATCGCAAGCGTTGGCCTGCCCTTTCCAGAACTGCTGTATTGGGCGACCCTTGCGCTTGAGATTATCGCTCCGATCATGTTGATCGTTGGCTACAAGGCTCGCTACGCCGCTATTGCGCTGGGCGTGTTCAGCATTGCCGCAGCGGTGTTCTTCCACGCTGATTTTGCCGATCAGCAGCAGATGACCAGTTTCCTTAAGAACTTTGCTGTCGCAGGTGGTTTGTTCTTTGTCGCCGCCTTTGGTCCGGGACGCTTCTCATTGGATCGCGGTTAA